Proteins encoded in a region of the Brevefilum fermentans genome:
- a CDS encoding metal-sensitive transcriptional regulator, with protein MAHDHSENIQRLKIIEGHIRGIQRMLENDQYCIDIIRQIQAVGAALNKVSVSLLDGHLNTCLLNAIHSDDPVEQKRVLSEITEVFETSNKIKPSKGASLK; from the coding sequence ATGGCACACGATCACAGCGAGAACATCCAGCGCTTAAAAATTATCGAAGGTCACATTCGCGGCATTCAGCGGATGCTGGAAAATGATCAGTACTGCATCGACATCATTCGTCAGATCCAGGCTGTTGGCGCCGCACTGAATAAAGTCAGCGTCAGCTTGCTCGACGGACACCTTAACACCTGTCTGCTGAATGCCATCCACAGTGATGACCCCGTGGAACAGAAACGCGTGCTGAGCGAAATCACCGAAGTATTTGAAACATCCAACAAAATCAAACCATCAAAAGGAGCATCATTAAAATGA
- a CDS encoding heavy-metal-associated domain-containing protein: MKSVTYLAPNISCKHCTHTIAMELMAIEGVSKVDADVQTRLVTITFDDPATEQQLKATLAEINYPVAE; encoded by the coding sequence ATGAAATCCGTAACCTATTTAGCCCCAAATATTTCCTGCAAACACTGCACCCACACCATTGCCATGGAATTGATGGCGATTGAAGGCGTTTCCAAAGTGGATGCCGATGTACAAACCCGGCTTGTCACAATCACCTTTGACGACCCGGCGACTGAACAGCAGCTCAAAGCCACCCTGGCTGAGATCAACTATCCCGTTGCCGAGTAA
- a CDS encoding rhodanese-like domain-containing protein, with protein MYRKRKNYTFFPLILLGIVLVVTVGLAFLARKIRQDKIANPGEYSTQDQIPRVTVAEANQAAQNGVAVIVDTRAASQFNLQHISGAINIPLDEVEARINELDPDTWYLTYCT; from the coding sequence TTGTATAGAAAAAGAAAAAATTACACGTTCTTCCCATTAATCCTCTTGGGGATAGTGCTGGTCGTAACCGTCGGGCTGGCATTTCTGGCGCGAAAAATACGCCAGGACAAGATCGCCAATCCAGGCGAGTACAGCACGCAGGACCAGATCCCACGAGTGACCGTCGCTGAAGCCAATCAAGCTGCCCAAAATGGCGTTGCCGTAATCGTCGATACCCGGGCAGCATCACAATTCAATTTACAGCACATCAGCGGCGCAATTAATATCCCGTTGGATGAGGTTGAAGCCCGGATCAACGAGCTGGACCCGGACACCTGGTACCTGACCTACTGCACCTGA
- a CDS encoding heavy metal translocating P-type ATPase — MSDQKHLTLPILGMTCANCVATVERNLKRVDGVEAANVNLASERAAVTYDPDKANLDDFIKRVQGAGYQVAIGEASLGIKNLTDASDVLRLDKVLNAQEGVIEAQVSLATERALIKYVPTVISQNELRQLIRSSGFDLLETDRPLEDAEASARKQDIAQQKRLLWIGLIFTVPLFILSMSRDFGLLPMSFAHAPWMNYLFWALATPVQFYVGWQYFANGFKSLRNGSANMDVLVALGSSTAYFYSIFITLGFIPGHVFFETSAVIITLVKLGKFLEAKAKGGASDAIRKLMDLRPRTAYVVRDGIEVEVNIDEVVVGDLVLVHPGEQIPVDGVVVDGRSSVDESMLTGESLPVEKTPGEPLIGGTINKMGLLKFEATKVGKETVLAQIIKLVEEAQSSKAPIQNLADKISAIFVPAVIVIAAITFLIWYFLIPLSPGTDVSLFTRALINTVAVLVIACPCAMGLATPTAVMVGTGKGAEMGILIKKSESLERAGQITTVVLDKTGTITRGQPAVTRVILIEFAGSEDDMLRLVASVEKRSEHPLGEAITAEANARGLTLSEPLGFSAVAGHGVQAEVDGRQVLVGNRRLMRNQAIEIESAEDDIRELEEDGNTALLVSLDGRLSAVIGVADTIKEGSQAAIDTLHAMGLQVAMVTGDNLRTAHAIARQLNIDTVLAEVLPGDKAAEIKKLQAEGHTVAMVGDGINDAPALAQADIGIAIGTGTDIAMASAPVVLISGDLRAVPKTIALSRKTLKTIKQNLFWAFFYNIILIPAAAAGWLNPMLAAGAMSFSSIFVVTNSLRLKRFRFDA; from the coding sequence ATGTCTGATCAAAAACATCTTACCCTGCCCATCCTGGGAATGACCTGCGCCAACTGCGTGGCTACAGTTGAACGCAACTTGAAAAGGGTTGATGGAGTTGAAGCAGCCAATGTCAACCTGGCTTCTGAGCGCGCCGCAGTCACCTACGATCCGGACAAAGCCAATCTGGACGATTTCATCAAACGTGTTCAGGGCGCTGGCTATCAAGTTGCTATCGGTGAAGCTTCGTTGGGAATCAAAAATCTCACTGATGCTTCCGACGTTTTACGCCTGGATAAAGTCCTCAACGCTCAGGAAGGTGTTATCGAAGCACAGGTTAGCCTGGCCACCGAAAGAGCGTTGATAAAATATGTCCCGACAGTGATCAGCCAGAACGAGTTACGGCAGTTGATCAGATCATCGGGTTTTGACCTGCTGGAAACCGATCGCCCACTGGAAGACGCAGAAGCCAGTGCACGCAAACAAGACATCGCCCAGCAAAAGCGTTTGCTGTGGATTGGTCTGATCTTCACGGTGCCTCTGTTTATCCTCTCGATGAGCCGCGATTTCGGGCTATTACCCATGTCTTTCGCCCATGCCCCATGGATGAATTACCTCTTCTGGGCTTTAGCGACTCCGGTTCAATTCTATGTGGGTTGGCAATATTTTGCCAACGGCTTTAAATCACTGCGCAATGGCTCAGCCAACATGGACGTCCTGGTGGCTTTGGGCTCATCAACAGCTTACTTCTATTCCATTTTCATTACCCTCGGCTTCATCCCCGGCCACGTGTTTTTTGAAACATCCGCTGTGATCATCACTCTGGTGAAATTGGGTAAGTTCCTGGAAGCGAAAGCCAAAGGCGGCGCCAGCGACGCGATCCGCAAGTTGATGGACCTGCGTCCGCGCACAGCCTACGTGGTGCGCGACGGCATCGAGGTGGAAGTGAACATCGACGAGGTGGTCGTCGGCGACCTGGTGCTGGTTCATCCCGGCGAACAGATCCCGGTTGACGGCGTGGTTGTCGATGGGCGCTCCAGCGTCGATGAATCGATGCTGACTGGCGAATCCCTCCCTGTGGAAAAAACGCCTGGCGAGCCATTAATCGGCGGCACGATTAATAAAATGGGATTATTAAAATTTGAAGCCACAAAAGTCGGCAAAGAGACGGTATTAGCACAGATTATCAAACTGGTTGAAGAAGCCCAATCCAGCAAAGCGCCAATCCAGAACCTGGCGGATAAGATCTCTGCCATTTTTGTACCGGCTGTCATCGTTATTGCTGCAATCACTTTTTTGATATGGTATTTTCTCATTCCGCTCAGCCCGGGTACAGATGTGAGCCTGTTCACCCGCGCGTTGATCAACACAGTAGCCGTGCTGGTCATTGCTTGTCCGTGCGCCATGGGCTTGGCGACACCTACCGCGGTCATGGTGGGCACGGGTAAGGGCGCTGAGATGGGCATCCTGATCAAGAAAAGCGAAAGTCTTGAGCGCGCCGGGCAAATCACCACCGTGGTCCTTGATAAAACCGGCACCATCACCCGCGGTCAACCTGCAGTCACCCGGGTGATTCTAATTGAATTTGCTGGCAGCGAAGATGACATGCTTCGGCTGGTTGCTTCTGTTGAAAAAAGAAGCGAACACCCATTGGGTGAAGCCATCACGGCAGAAGCCAATGCCAGGGGACTGACGCTCAGTGAACCCTTAGGTTTTTCTGCAGTCGCCGGGCACGGCGTGCAAGCAGAAGTTGACGGGCGTCAGGTCCTTGTTGGCAACCGCCGCCTGATGAGAAACCAGGCTATCGAGATCGAAAGCGCCGAAGATGATATCCGCGAACTTGAGGAGGACGGAAATACTGCCCTACTCGTCTCTCTCGATGGGCGCTTGTCGGCTGTGATTGGCGTTGCAGACACGATTAAGGAGGGGTCTCAAGCAGCCATTGACACACTGCATGCGATGGGCTTGCAGGTTGCTATGGTCACCGGCGACAATCTCCGCACAGCCCATGCCATTGCTCGACAGCTCAACATCGATACCGTACTGGCTGAGGTCTTGCCTGGCGATAAAGCGGCTGAGATTAAAAAGCTCCAGGCAGAAGGCCATACGGTTGCCATGGTTGGCGACGGCATTAACGACGCACCCGCATTGGCTCAGGCAGATATTGGCATCGCCATCGGCACTGGCACCGATATTGCCATGGCTTCCGCCCCGGTTGTGCTGATCAGCGGTGATCTGCGCGCAGTGCCCAAAACCATTGCCCTGTCGCGAAAGACGCTCAAAACGATCAAGCAGAACTTGTTCTGGGCTTTCTTTTATAACATCATCCTGATTCCCGCGGCAGCAGCTGGTTGGCTCAATCCTATGCTGGCAGCGGGCGCCATGTCTTTTAGCAGCATTTTTGTGGTCACCAACAGCCTGCGGTTGAAGCGCTTTCGCTTTGACGCCTGA
- a CDS encoding DMT family transporter has product MGSLSIFGTLIPILAMNYGLSLLTAARGASIIAGQPVVNILLGMLVFKEKLTFQQWIGGGLVILAVILLNRSPDRVPLKRFAPDGIYHTRKEQSLSEACASKESMSYPNKH; this is encoded by the coding sequence CTGGGTTCTCTTTCAATATTTGGCACCCTGATTCCAATTTTGGCTATGAATTACGGGTTGAGCTTGTTAACGGCCGCACGCGGGGCGAGTATCATCGCCGGTCAGCCCGTCGTGAACATCTTGCTGGGAATGCTGGTTTTTAAGGAAAAATTGACCTTTCAACAATGGATTGGGGGCGGGTTGGTGATCCTGGCGGTGATTCTATTGAACCGCAGTCCTGACCGGGTTCCACTCAAAAGGTTTGCCCCGGATGGAATATATCACACCCGCAAGGAGCAAAGCCTCTCAGAGGCGTGTGCTTCAAAGGAATCGATGAGCTATCCAAACAAACATTGA
- a CDS encoding site-2 protease family protein: MQNQLLDALSVDTRSITHLVSKYFDIQSVVTGGPRHGFHVRYVGHLSTADSETAYNELADTLTPLGFLPLFREEEDGQVILITRQRPKVKMGPIWVNIVLFVLTLISVLFTGAQFSATEASTQMLNSLEGIVRFILQGWPFTVSLLGILLAHEFGHYLAGRARGVKVTLPYFIPFPFSYFGTMGAFISMKEVPKNKKHMLEIGIAGPLAGLLITLPVLAIGLHLSTVGPIAAEIAPGTVQLLEGNSVLYLLAKYITFGKLFPQPASYGGTAPIFYWLRYFFTGQPLPLGGIDVQIHPVAWAGWAGLFVTALNLIPVGQLDGGHILSMLLGKERSQKVFPFVLGGLFVLGFAWQGWWLWAALIFFFGRRYAEPLDQITPIDRKHKILGIIALVIFLLIFSPVPLVIVQ; the protein is encoded by the coding sequence ATGCAAAATCAATTGTTGGATGCACTGTCGGTAGATACGCGGTCGATCACCCATTTGGTCAGTAAATATTTTGACATCCAGAGTGTGGTCACTGGCGGGCCTCGTCACGGGTTCCATGTGCGTTATGTCGGGCACCTGTCCACAGCAGATAGCGAAACTGCCTACAATGAGCTTGCCGATACATTGACACCGCTGGGTTTCTTGCCCTTGTTCCGCGAAGAAGAGGATGGGCAGGTGATTTTAATCACCCGTCAACGACCCAAAGTGAAGATGGGTCCGATTTGGGTGAATATCGTGCTGTTTGTGCTGACGTTGATCAGCGTGTTATTTACGGGCGCTCAATTCAGCGCTACAGAAGCCAGCACACAGATGCTCAATTCATTGGAGGGCATCGTGAGGTTTATCCTGCAAGGCTGGCCGTTTACGGTCAGCTTACTGGGAATTTTGCTGGCGCATGAGTTTGGACACTACCTTGCGGGTCGCGCACGCGGGGTTAAGGTTACGCTGCCTTATTTTATTCCGTTTCCCTTCAGTTATTTTGGCACCATGGGCGCGTTTATCAGCATGAAAGAGGTGCCAAAAAACAAAAAGCACATGCTTGAAATTGGCATCGCCGGTCCGCTGGCCGGGCTGCTGATCACCCTTCCGGTATTGGCGATCGGCCTCCATCTTTCGACTGTTGGACCGATTGCTGCTGAGATAGCGCCGGGCACGGTTCAGCTTCTGGAGGGGAATTCTGTGCTTTACCTGCTGGCGAAGTACATCACCTTTGGCAAACTGTTCCCACAGCCCGCCAGCTACGGAGGGACAGCGCCGATTTTTTACTGGTTGCGATATTTCTTCACCGGGCAGCCGCTGCCTTTAGGTGGGATTGATGTTCAAATTCACCCGGTCGCCTGGGCGGGATGGGCGGGTTTATTCGTCACCGCGTTGAATTTGATCCCGGTTGGGCAATTGGATGGGGGTCACATCCTTTCAATGTTGCTGGGAAAGGAACGCTCTCAAAAGGTCTTTCCTTTCGTCCTGGGAGGTTTGTTTGTGTTGGGATTTGCCTGGCAGGGATGGTGGTTGTGGGCAGCGTTGATCTTTTTCTTTGGGAGGCGTTATGCTGAACCCCTGGATCAGATCACGCCAATTGACCGAAAGCACAAAATTCTGGGTATAATCGCCCTGGTGATATTTCTGTTGATCTTCAGCCCGGTGCCCCTGGTCATTGTCCAATGA
- the rnhA gene encoding ribonuclease HI, whose protein sequence is MAEKPKVTIYTDGACQGNPGPGGWGALIRHGSHEKELSGGAKNTTNNRMELQAAIEALRALKEPCQVTLYTDSEYLKKGITEWLPNWKQRNWKRKGGALANVDLWRALDEEIGSHEIHWRWVRGHAGNSFNERVDRLARRAIPE, encoded by the coding sequence ATGGCTGAAAAACCTAAGGTGACCATCTATACCGATGGCGCCTGCCAGGGAAATCCGGGACCTGGCGGTTGGGGAGCGCTTATACGGCATGGAAGTCATGAAAAGGAACTTTCCGGCGGGGCTAAGAACACCACCAATAACCGGATGGAACTGCAAGCAGCTATTGAAGCTTTGCGTGCGCTTAAAGAACCCTGCCAGGTCACCCTGTATACCGATTCTGAATACCTTAAAAAGGGGATTACCGAATGGCTACCGAATTGGAAACAACGCAACTGGAAGCGTAAGGGCGGAGCACTGGCCAATGTTGATCTGTGGAGGGCTTTGGACGAGGAAATTGGAAGCCACGAGATCCACTGGCGTTGGGTGCGTGGGCATGCAGGAAATAGTTTCAATGAACGGGTTGACCGCCTGGCTCGCAGGGCAATCCCAGAATAA
- a CDS encoding extracellular solute-binding protein produces MQRKFLFSGMRGMLILFVALLAIASCTPEVVPEVAEPTFTATQARTPTRTATATPPTATVTATQSVVTVGVGPKDLQGTLVRFAHPWVGQAADTLESIAEEFSRSNPWGIKVEVDPYSGETALMESIMQMEVGDDLPDVIAASVYLRSSLDGDGFLVDLGFYFNDPEWGFNLAEREDILTLFLEPFEIDGQIIAMPFVPQATVLFYNRTWAMDLGFSGAPGDLDAFTKQNCDATFANWQDDDKVGGTGGWAINLDPRVLAGWYYAFGGVLPEDEIPLFNNQAGKESFGYLWDIKSQGCIWFALEPDHQAYFAKRLALMYAGQLDQIATQTAWMNTAGNDDEWEVIGFPGPEGELILVEGPGLMITASTPEEELATWLFVKHLLEPEIQAQLVESLFTLPVRGSAMKFLADFAEEYPQWAQGAALMESARALPASKEWEIAQWLLQDAANRILQDESGNVTPYLEQLDEKIIEFVGASR; encoded by the coding sequence ATGCAAAGAAAATTTTTATTCTCAGGTATGCGCGGAATGCTCATCCTTTTCGTTGCGCTTTTAGCCATCGCGAGCTGTACGCCTGAAGTTGTTCCTGAGGTCGCTGAGCCGACTTTCACTGCAACCCAGGCCAGAACGCCTACGCGCACAGCTACCGCGACCCCCCCTACGGCTACGGTCACAGCGACGCAAAGCGTTGTCACTGTGGGAGTTGGTCCGAAGGACTTGCAGGGAACGCTGGTCCGCTTTGCTCATCCCTGGGTCGGCCAAGCTGCAGACACCTTGGAGTCAATAGCCGAGGAGTTTTCACGGTCTAATCCCTGGGGCATCAAGGTGGAGGTTGATCCCTACAGTGGTGAGACCGCCCTGATGGAGTCCATCATGCAAATGGAGGTTGGTGATGATCTCCCCGATGTGATTGCTGCCTCAGTATATTTACGTTCCAGCCTGGATGGAGATGGATTCCTGGTGGATTTAGGCTTTTATTTCAACGATCCCGAGTGGGGGTTCAATTTAGCAGAGCGTGAAGATATCCTGACGCTATTCCTGGAACCCTTCGAAATAGACGGGCAGATCATCGCCATGCCCTTTGTACCTCAAGCAACGGTGTTATTTTATAACCGCACCTGGGCAATGGATTTGGGTTTTTCAGGAGCGCCCGGGGATTTGGATGCTTTTACGAAGCAGAATTGCGATGCGACCTTTGCAAACTGGCAGGACGATGACAAGGTCGGCGGTACCGGTGGCTGGGCGATCAACCTTGACCCCAGGGTGCTGGCTGGCTGGTATTATGCTTTTGGCGGGGTGTTGCCTGAAGATGAAATCCCCCTGTTCAATAACCAGGCTGGAAAGGAAAGTTTTGGTTATCTCTGGGATATTAAAAGCCAGGGATGTATTTGGTTTGCTTTGGAACCCGATCACCAGGCGTATTTTGCTAAACGATTGGCATTAATGTATGCCGGGCAGTTAGACCAGATTGCGACACAAACCGCCTGGATGAATACTGCTGGCAACGACGATGAATGGGAGGTGATCGGATTCCCAGGTCCTGAAGGAGAACTTATCCTGGTTGAAGGTCCGGGGTTGATGATCACAGCAAGCACCCCGGAAGAAGAATTGGCGACCTGGTTATTTGTCAAGCATTTGCTCGAGCCTGAGATACAAGCCCAGCTTGTGGAAAGTTTGTTCACCCTGCCGGTACGGGGATCTGCGATGAAATTTCTGGCCGATTTCGCAGAGGAATACCCCCAATGGGCGCAGGGGGCGGCGTTGATGGAATCTGCCAGGGCTCTGCCCGCTTCCAAAGAGTGGGAGATTGCGCAATGGCTGTTGCAGGATGCCGCCAATCGGATTTTGCAGGATGAAAGCGGAAATGTCACCCCCTACCTGGAACAACTGGACGAAAAGATCATTGAGTTTGTGGGTGCATCACGATAA
- a CDS encoding DMT family transporter has protein sequence MNKKLIGVIAMLIAALGLAIAVIFMKLIPMHTHLLARHVAIWRFTIAAPVLWLILLFRKKPIGKALKRPWRFLVLGCVYAASNFSAIFAVQRLPSSIYIIIFFIYPSLVILYSMIRGSAVPRLVWLGLPLSMVGMLLASIDFSSTFVVDPIGVLITVVNAGAVATYMILSEKVFANVDDKLAGTAVVFTGAMLSGCILIPVLGISAPTTPQ, from the coding sequence ATGAATAAAAAGCTGATTGGTGTTATTGCCATGCTGATTGCCGCTTTAGGGCTGGCAATTGCTGTTATTTTCATGAAATTAATTCCTATGCATACCCATTTGCTAGCGCGGCATGTTGCAATCTGGCGTTTCACCATCGCTGCACCGGTGTTGTGGCTGATTCTGCTCTTCAGGAAAAAACCTATAGGCAAGGCGCTCAAACGCCCATGGCGGTTCTTGGTTTTGGGTTGTGTTTATGCCGCATCGAACTTTTCTGCGATATTTGCTGTCCAGCGGCTTCCATCCTCAATCTATATCATCATCTTTTTTATTTATCCATCACTGGTGATCCTGTATTCGATGATAAGGGGTTCGGCGGTGCCGCGCCTGGTTTGGCTCGGACTTCCGCTGTCGATGGTGGGTATGTTGCTGGCTTCAATTGATTTCAGTTCCACCTTTGTGGTTGACCCAATTGGAGTTTTAATCACTGTAGTGAATGCCGGTGCTGTAGCAACCTATATGATCCTCAGTGAAAAAGTATTTGCAAACGTTGATGATAAGCTGGCTGGAACCGCTGTCGTGTTTACTGGCGCTATGCTGTCCGGTTGTATTTTGATCCCGGTTTTAGGCATCAGCGCTCCAACGACGCCCCAGTGA